The proteins below come from a single Cylindrospermopsis raciborskii Cr2010 genomic window:
- a CDS encoding IS630 family transposase, translating to MKKSLNASEQETPRVQELRHDYRRWVDTVDIRNLVFLDESGINLGMSRLFARSQDGQRAIGSVPGNKGKNISLIGALNMDGILAAMTVEGSTNTEVFLTYVNQVLVPQLWKGAIVVMDNLKVHYAERVRLSIESVGAKVKFLPPYSPDLSPIELCWSKLKQFLRSREARTLEALNEAMTSAVNYITAEDALNWFNHCGLFT from the coding sequence ATAAAAAAAAGTCTAAATGCCAGTGAACAGGAGACTCCACGTGTTCAAGAATTAAGGCATGATTATCGTCGTTGGGTAGATACAGTTGATATTAGAAATTTAGTGTTTTTAGATGAATCGGGGATAAATTTAGGGATGTCAAGGTTGTTTGCCAGAAGCCAAGATGGACAAAGAGCAATTGGTAGCGTACCAGGAAACAAGGGCAAAAATATTTCTCTGATTGGGGCTTTAAATATGGATGGAATTCTGGCAGCAATGACTGTAGAGGGAAGCACAAATACAGAAGTATTTCTCACTTATGTAAATCAGGTTTTAGTACCTCAATTATGGAAAGGGGCTATTGTTGTTATGGATAATTTAAAGGTTCATTATGCCGAGCGCGTGAGATTGTCAATTGAATCAGTCGGTGCAAAAGTTAAGTTTTTACCCCCCTATTCTCCAGACTTATCTCCGATAGAATTGTGTTGGTCAAAATTAAAGCAATTTCTCCGTAGTCGGGAGGCACGAACATTAGAAGCCCTAAATGAGGCCATGACAAGTGCAGTAAATTATATTACAGCAGAGGATGCGCTTAATTGGTTCAATCATTGTGGTTTATTTACATGA
- a CDS encoding DUF2232 domain-containing protein, which translates to MNIANSPPDQPDRESKTSQLPDQPLRLVETAFFASTSALVWFINFYFPLGPVLRVFFSIPIALVYLRWGNRASWMAAITSGLLLSVLTGPVRSLLFIMPFAFLGVLLGVSWHRRVPWVVSISLGTILCTLGVFFRLWLLSILSGEDLWVYLTNQVTEIIEWLFLNLQILTTPSALGVKLAALLLIMINNLIYMFIVHLAAWLLLDRLGNLIPNPPHWIQVLMNYED; encoded by the coding sequence ATGAATATTGCTAATTCTCCACCAGATCAGCCAGATCGAGAATCTAAAACCTCTCAACTTCCAGATCAACCCTTGAGGTTAGTGGAAACCGCATTTTTTGCCAGCACTTCTGCTCTGGTTTGGTTTATAAACTTTTACTTTCCCTTGGGTCCAGTTTTACGTGTATTCTTTTCAATTCCTATTGCTTTAGTTTATCTACGCTGGGGTAATCGTGCTTCTTGGATGGCAGCTATCACCTCTGGATTGCTACTTTCGGTTTTGACTGGACCTGTTCGGAGTCTTCTATTTATTATGCCCTTTGCTTTTTTGGGTGTGTTATTGGGAGTAAGTTGGCATCGTCGTGTCCCTTGGGTTGTTTCCATCAGTTTGGGCACCATACTATGTACGTTGGGAGTGTTTTTCCGTCTTTGGTTACTTTCTATCTTATCCGGTGAGGATTTATGGGTTTATCTAACTAACCAGGTTACAGAAATTATCGAGTGGTTATTCCTTAATTTACAAATATTAACTACTCCCAGTGCTTTAGGGGTTAAACTAGCAGCACTGCTACTAATTATGATTAATAACTTAATCTATATGTTTATAGTCCACTTGGCAGCATGGTTACTATTAGATCGTCTGGGAAATCTCATACCTAATCCGCCACATTGGATACAAGTATTAATGAATTATGAAGACTAA
- a CDS encoding helix-turn-helix domain-containing protein: MPKPYSIDLRNRVIVAWVAQEGSQRQLAERFKVSLSFVRNLVRRYRETGQVEPKQCGGYEKPVIAGQYLNMIKSWLDEKNDLLLSELCDRLRETTGTSVSITTMHRALEKLGLRHKKKSKCQ, from the coding sequence ATGCCAAAACCTTATTCAATAGATTTGCGTAATCGCGTGATTGTAGCATGGGTTGCTCAAGAGGGATCTCAACGCCAGTTGGCAGAAAGATTCAAGGTCAGCTTATCATTTGTGAGAAATTTAGTACGTCGTTATCGTGAAACTGGGCAAGTTGAGCCAAAGCAATGTGGAGGATATGAAAAGCCTGTAATTGCAGGCCAATATTTAAACATGATCAAGTCTTGGCTGGATGAGAAAAATGATTTACTACTTTCAGAATTGTGCGATCGCCTGAGAGAAACGACGGGCACTAGTGTTAGTATCACAACCATGCATCGAGCCTTAGAAAAGTTGGGTCTACGTCATAAAAAAAAGTCTAAATGCCAGTGA
- a CDS encoding GNAT family N-acetyltransferase, with protein MASDLLIRQGELGDLQVLVEFNQALIYETENKQLPINDINAGVKTLLKNPSLGFYLLAQKNNQVVGSLMVTTEWSDWRNGLYWWIQSVYVHPDFRRQGVFKALYQAVKQQAKTQTSGLKVSGFRLYVEKENVIAKRTYQSLGMEKSHYEIFEELLERKD; from the coding sequence ATGGCATCGGACTTGCTAATTCGCCAAGGTGAACTGGGGGATTTACAGGTTCTGGTTGAATTTAACCAGGCATTAATATATGAAACTGAAAACAAACAACTACCTATTAATGATATTAATGCAGGCGTGAAAACACTATTAAAAAATCCCAGTTTAGGATTTTATCTTTTAGCTCAGAAGAATAATCAGGTGGTTGGGTCCCTAATGGTTACCACAGAATGGAGTGACTGGCGTAATGGTTTATACTGGTGGATTCAGAGTGTATACGTTCACCCGGATTTTCGTCGTCAGGGGGTTTTTAAAGCTTTATATCAAGCCGTGAAACAGCAGGCAAAAACCCAAACAAGTGGGCTGAAAGTTTCTGGGTTTAGACTTTATGTGGAAAAAGAGAATGTAATTGCCAAGAGGACTTATCAGTCCCTGGGAATGGAAAAAAGCCACTATGAGATTTTTGAAGAGTTGTTAGAACGTAAGGATTAG
- the cobT gene encoding nicotinate mononucleotide-dependent phosphoribosyltransferase CobT produces MINIYTQVAQGERWIRDYKSGAPVFACVLGFTETCLIPGISAAGLTPEDRKYTACADAEFLYYGANHPSQYSLPPLIAGASPVLISRAVTEGLQIPVYLFNAGLPLIPSPPCIDLGGTLARCLSTARSIEYSTVEHLLKQGLLWGEKLSTNITSGYLILSECVVGGTTTALSVLTGLGIDAVGKVNSSHPICNHDQKWFVVQSGLNKIGSFGDPLEIVAAVGDPMQIVVAGMAIAASRKCGVILGGGTQMLAVYALMQAIGQVHSLSWQPEAIVVGTTRWVVEDSTGATIDLALSLGKNRFAQGQIPPPLLATQLSFANSIYPQLQVYEQGFVKEGVGAGAACIAASMSYGWRQEEILIAVESQVENIYKNTY; encoded by the coding sequence ATGATTAATATTTACACTCAAGTTGCTCAAGGTGAAAGATGGATACGAGATTATAAATCCGGTGCACCGGTTTTCGCTTGTGTTTTAGGTTTTACAGAAACCTGTTTAATTCCAGGTATTTCCGCTGCTGGCTTGACCCCAGAGGATAGAAAATATACTGCTTGTGCAGATGCTGAATTTTTGTACTATGGTGCCAATCATCCATCTCAATATTCCCTACCTCCCTTAATTGCTGGTGCTTCCCCGGTTTTGATTTCCCGCGCTGTCACAGAAGGGTTACAAATACCAGTTTATTTATTTAATGCGGGTCTACCCCTTATCCCCTCCCCCCCCTGTATTGATTTAGGTGGCACCTTGGCTCGGTGTTTAAGTACGGCTAGATCAATAGAATATAGTACTGTTGAACACTTACTCAAACAAGGACTACTCTGGGGTGAAAAACTTAGCACTAATATTACATCCGGATATTTAATTTTGAGTGAGTGCGTTGTTGGTGGTACTACTACTGCTCTATCTGTTCTAACTGGTTTGGGAATTGATGCAGTTGGCAAGGTTAACAGTAGTCATCCCATTTGTAATCATGACCAAAAATGGTTTGTAGTCCAATCTGGTTTAAATAAGATAGGTAGTTTTGGTGATCCTTTGGAAATTGTGGCCGCAGTGGGAGACCCTATGCAAATAGTAGTAGCTGGAATGGCGATCGCTGCTAGTCGCAAGTGTGGGGTTATACTGGGCGGCGGTACTCAGATGTTAGCAGTTTATGCATTGATGCAGGCAATTGGACAAGTTCATTCTTTATCCTGGCAACCGGAAGCAATTGTAGTGGGGACAACGCGCTGGGTTGTGGAGGATAGCACTGGAGCTACGATTGATTTGGCTTTGAGTTTGGGTAAAAATAGGTTTGCTCAAGGTCAAATTCCTCCCCCCCTACTAGCTACACAGTTGAGTTTTGCCAATTCTATTTACCCCCAATTGCAAGTTTATGAGCAAGGATTTGTCAAGGAAGGTGTGGGTGCTGGTGCAGCTTGTATAGCCGCTTCCATGAGTTATGGTTGGCGACAGGAGGAAATTTTAATAGCCGTTGAATCGCAGGTGGAAAATATATATAAAAATACTTATTGA
- a CDS encoding DUF6825 family protein, with protein MRNNLVQAFFVGRAIAEVINERLEVTLTDALSELGKFDAEMKEQLHQFTEEVMARASRAAEASQTGVTPSSTNTSTVTDLQAEIDDLRAEVALLRTELQKYRSGAK; from the coding sequence ATGCGTAATAATCTCGTGCAAGCCTTCTTTGTAGGTAGAGCAATAGCAGAAGTAATTAATGAGCGTTTAGAGGTCACCCTGACTGACGCTTTAAGTGAACTGGGTAAATTTGATGCTGAGATGAAAGAACAGCTCCACCAGTTTACAGAAGAAGTGATGGCCCGTGCTAGTCGAGCAGCGGAAGCATCACAAACAGGTGTTACCCCCAGTAGTACCAATACTAGTACTGTAACAGACTTACAAGCTGAAATTGATGATTTACGAGCAGAAGTTGCTTTGTTGCGGACTGAGTTACAAAAGTATCGCAGTGGGGCAAAATAG
- a CDS encoding GNAT family N-acetyltransferase, whose product MLQATTIQISYKNNLNNILPDIKELLDTCYPRPPRNVFYLLMEKYCVGFPVYIASDNFSRIVGFTYLAINSKGGTLESLAVHPDFRNQNLGSQLVNTLLKENKGVIQITTRIPKFFEKLGFEYVKTLPDQSHYMININFS is encoded by the coding sequence ATGTTGCAAGCTACTACCATACAGATTTCTTATAAAAACAATTTAAACAATATACTCCCAGATATAAAAGAACTACTGGACACTTGTTATCCCCGACCACCACGTAATGTTTTTTACCTCCTGATGGAGAAATACTGTGTTGGATTTCCTGTTTATATAGCCAGTGACAACTTTAGCAGAATTGTCGGATTTACCTACCTAGCTATCAACAGCAAGGGAGGAACTCTAGAATCCTTAGCCGTGCATCCCGACTTCAGAAATCAAAACCTAGGTTCCCAGCTAGTTAACACCCTTCTGAAGGAGAATAAAGGAGTGATTCAAATTACAACCCGTATTCCCAAATTTTTTGAGAAACTGGGCTTTGAGTATGTAAAAACCCTTCCCGACCAATCACACTACATGATAAATATCAACTTTAGTTAA
- a CDS encoding class I SAM-dependent methyltransferase: MKKVNLACGSVYIKQSDWVNLDYQPVGNGVIKSDLLGTLPLNQGSVSLVYSSHFLEHIPRSKVAHFLGECFRVLEPGGIIRLVLPDLEEICSQYLYNRQRSDHKKADFCVVEMIDQCVRLESGGELGLLYKFYSQSYDLEREMVEYIRSFNGEVLCEAENHNNSPLGKIASLLEEPKLLWGKIAYHMEQCYIRMIVSLLPTAVFM, translated from the coding sequence ATGAAAAAAGTCAATCTTGCTTGTGGTAGTGTCTACATTAAACAAAGCGACTGGGTAAATTTAGACTATCAACCTGTGGGTAATGGAGTTATAAAAAGTGACTTACTGGGTACATTACCTTTGAATCAAGGTAGTGTTTCTTTAGTTTATTCTTCCCATTTTCTCGAGCACATTCCCAGATCAAAAGTTGCCCATTTTTTGGGTGAGTGCTTTCGTGTTTTGGAGCCAGGGGGGATCATACGTTTAGTTTTGCCAGACCTAGAAGAGATTTGTTCCCAGTATTTATATAACCGTCAGCGGTCAGATCATAAAAAAGCCGACTTTTGCGTAGTTGAAATGATTGACCAGTGTGTTCGTCTTGAAAGTGGTGGTGAGTTGGGTTTACTTTATAAATTTTATTCTCAATCTTATGATCTGGAACGTGAGATGGTAGAGTACATACGTTCTTTTAATGGGGAAGTGTTATGCGAAGCTGAGAATCATAATAATAGCCCCCTTGGTAAAATTGCTTCCCTGTTAGAAGAACCAAAACTGTTGTGGGGCAAAATTGCATATCACATGGAGCAGTGTTACATTCGGATGATAGTGAGTTTATTACCTACAGCAGTTTTCATGTAA
- the pseI gene encoding pseudaminic acid synthase: protein MSIAIASKILGKSHPPFIIAEMSGNHNQSLERALEIVEAAAKAGVDALKLQTYTADTMTLDIETGEFFINDPNSLWQGNSLHKLYQQAYTPWEWHEPIFKRCEELGIIGFSTPFDETAIEFLESLKVPCYKIASFENTDLPLIRRVAKTGKPLIISTGMANICELDETVRAAREAGCQDLILLKCTSTYPASPQNSNIATIPHLRDLFNVEAGISDHTLGIGVSVASVAIGASVIEKHFTLSRSDGGVDASFSMEPEEMAQLVVESKRAWQALGQVRYGSTEGEKKSLIFRRSLYVAEDMKAGEILTKENVRAIRPGLGLPPKYLESLLGLAVKKDVKAGTPLSFELLK, encoded by the coding sequence ATGAGCATTGCGATCGCAAGTAAAATATTAGGTAAAAGTCATCCCCCATTCATAATTGCGGAGATGTCAGGTAACCACAACCAGTCTCTTGAAAGAGCGTTAGAAATAGTAGAAGCAGCAGCGAAAGCGGGTGTTGATGCACTCAAACTCCAGACTTATACAGCAGATACCATGACACTAGACATAGAGACAGGGGAATTTTTCATTAACGATCCCAACTCTTTATGGCAAGGAAACTCACTACACAAACTTTATCAGCAAGCCTATACACCATGGGAGTGGCACGAGCCAATATTTAAACGTTGTGAAGAGCTAGGAATAATTGGTTTTAGCACCCCTTTTGACGAGACAGCCATTGAATTTTTAGAGTCATTGAAAGTTCCCTGCTATAAAATAGCATCCTTTGAGAACACGGACCTCCCCCTAATTAGAAGAGTTGCCAAAACCGGGAAACCCCTGATAATTTCCACAGGGATGGCCAATATATGTGAACTAGATGAAACAGTACGTGCTGCTAGGGAAGCGGGTTGTCAAGACCTAATTTTGCTCAAATGCACCAGCACCTATCCAGCCAGTCCACAGAACAGTAACATTGCCACAATTCCCCACCTGCGAGATTTATTTAACGTAGAAGCAGGAATATCAGACCATACATTAGGTATAGGCGTATCAGTAGCGAGTGTAGCCATAGGAGCCAGTGTAATAGAAAAACACTTTACCCTTTCCCGGTCTGATGGTGGAGTGGATGCCAGTTTTTCCATGGAACCGGAGGAAATGGCCCAACTTGTGGTAGAGTCGAAAAGAGCTTGGCAAGCGTTAGGTCAAGTTCGGTATGGATCCACCGAAGGGGAGAAAAAATCGTTAATATTTAGGCGTAGCTTATATGTAGCTGAAGATATGAAGGCTGGAGAGATATTAACCAAAGAGAATGTGAGAGCGATTCGTCCAGGCTTAGGATTGCCCCCCAAGTATTTAGAATCACTCCTCGGATTAGCTGTGAAGAAAGATGTTAAAGCGGGAACTCCTTTATCCTTTGAGTTGTTGAAGTGA
- a CDS encoding Rpn family recombination-promoting nuclease/putative transposase → MVKKSDIGGKRLIGLSPQAWGRWVTGDKTIKVQEIINSELQWIERESDVLLKAHSPECGDFILLNELQLRHDAKMPRRMRAYAALVEEKYGLLVYPVVVNILQPGPTEIIRSRYESEIMGCRAYQDYRVINLWEIEAETVFEQNLSSLLPFVPILKGGNSEVNLRQALLNLRKNEVLGDLEPLLSFFASFVFNIPLVQQMMRWDMTVLRESPWYNEILKEGLQKGRQEGELRGEQRGRQEGRQEGQRKIILLLLNHKFDGIESPVVERINRLSLEQLEAIGESLLDFRQISDLEAWLKDAEKSNDLKPQVDTQNGNQLDV, encoded by the coding sequence ATGGTAAAAAAATCAGATATTGGCGGTAAACGTTTAATTGGACTTAGTCCACAGGCTTGGGGGCGTTGGGTCACGGGGGATAAAACGATCAAAGTTCAGGAAATTATTAACAGTGAACTTCAATGGATCGAGCGGGAAAGTGATGTTTTGCTCAAGGCCCATAGTCCTGAGTGTGGCGATTTTATTCTGCTGAATGAGCTACAACTGCGCCATGATGCTAAGATGCCCCGACGAATGAGAGCTTATGCTGCTCTAGTAGAGGAAAAGTATGGGCTACTAGTCTATCCAGTGGTCGTCAATATTCTTCAACCGGGGCCGACGGAGATAATTCGCAGCCGTTATGAGTCCGAAATTATGGGCTGTAGGGCCTATCAGGACTATCGGGTGATTAATTTGTGGGAGATTGAGGCGGAGACGGTGTTTGAGCAAAATCTGTCTTCCTTGCTACCGTTTGTCCCAATTTTGAAGGGGGGTAATAGTGAGGTAAATCTCCGTCAGGCTCTACTCAATCTTCGCAAGAATGAAGTGTTGGGGGATTTGGAGCCATTGTTGTCTTTTTTTGCTAGCTTTGTATTTAATATCCCTTTAGTACAACAAATGATGAGGTGGGACATGACGGTATTACGTGAATCGCCCTGGTACAACGAAATTCTTAAGGAAGGTCTTCAGAAAGGTCGTCAGGAAGGCGAACTTCGAGGAGAACAACGTGGAAGACAAGAAGGAAGACAAGAAGGACAGCGAAAGATAATATTACTGTTGCTGAATCACAAGTTTGATGGAATCGAGTCACCTGTGGTGGAAAGGATAAACAGACTATCACTAGAGCAATTAGAAGCAATAGGTGAATCTTTACTGGATTTTAGACAGATTTCTGATTTAGAAGCGTGGTTAAAAGACGCAGAAAAATCCAATGATCTAAAACCACAAGTTGATACCCAAAATGGCAATCAACTGGATGTGTAA